Proteins encoded within one genomic window of Manduca sexta isolate Smith_Timp_Sample1 chromosome 18, JHU_Msex_v1.0, whole genome shotgun sequence:
- the LOC115448624 gene encoding pro-neuropeptide Y has product MRLYLSVILLLSAILSCATQAQYPRPRRPERFDTAEQISNYLKELQEYYSVHGRGRYGKRQMHIADASVIFRESPLFDHNINEDELFKTLGYK; this is encoded by the exons ATGCGTCTGTATCTGTCCGTCATTTTGTTGCTGTCGGCCATTTTGTCGTGCGCGACGCAGGCGCAGTacccgcgcccgcgccgtcCAGAGCGCTTCGACACTGCCGAGCAAATCTCAAATTATTTGAAAGAGCTCCAGGAATATTACTCTGTGCATGGACGAGGAAG ATATGGCAAACGACAAATGCACATAGCGGACGCATCGGTGATCTTCAGGGAAAGCCCACTCTTCGACCACAACATCAACGAAGACGAGCTTTTTAAAACTCTCGGCTATAAGTAA